GTTTGCCCAGGCCAAGCTGACTCTGGCCGGGCATGGCCCCGATGGGCTTGACATAATTCGGGTCGTCCGAGTCCACGACAAAATAGGGCTGGATCAGGTCGTCGCGGGAAAGAGTCGTCTCCCGCACCAGGCCGCGCAGCGTGGCCGTTCGCCGCAAGCGGCGTCCTCTATGGAAGGTAATGGGAAGTTCGATCATGATTTTTGTGGTGCAAGAAGTTGATGAACCTGAGATTGGATCTGTTTTGCAGCCGCAAGAGCGTTTTCACAGATTTCCTTGTCGGGGTAAAAATCAGGAAGCGCACTCCCAAGCGGGTACTTTGTAGGAAGATAAATCGTATCCAGGAAATCTATGTCATCATCACTGATTTCTATATGGATGCCGTTATTTGAGAGGATGATCATAAGTTCCCGAATGCTGTGCGTTTTTTTGAAAGGTTTCTCGAAATGAATCAATGTTGCCTTGAGATATTTTTCGACGGATTGCTGAATGTTATGGAGACATGCGTTCAGAAGGAGATGGTCAAGCAACAAGTTGGCCGCGGATTAGGTTTTCATCCGCAAAAACAACCCATTGCTGCGAATTACCTCTCATATATTACTTGGCCTTCCGCGATGTTTGACGGAACGGCACTTGGATAATGGGACTCCCTGAGCGGCAGGATGTCCAGGGCAATAGTTTTCGCGATATTTCGTGTAAGACGTCTGTATTTCATGGCCAACTGCAGATACCCATCAGTACTGTCCTGAAACACGGCCACGTCGACGTCAGACGGTTCCGTTGCGGACAAAAAAGACCCAAATACGACAATTCTTCGTACTTCCGGTTCCGGTGACAGAGAATCTACAAGATTTTTCCGCACGTTCTCCCGGGATTCAGAGTTGAGCACCGGCATGTGGTTTCTCTTAAACTGTTTCGCCCCAGATTTTCGAAAAGTTAAAGGACAGGTGGCAGCCCTCCCATTCGAAATCAAAGCTTTCTTTTGAAATGTCCGCTTCCTTGACGTATCTGTCGTTGACCAGTTTGTATATCGTTGCCTGGTTATGTTGCGGATCGACCAGGCAGTAGTATAGGACTCCCGCTCTTTCATACAGCTCGTACTTGATATTCCTGTCCTTCAGAGCCGTGGCGGGGGAGAGGACTTCAAAAATCAGGTGTGGGGCCTGGTCGAGGTACGCGCCTTCTGGTTCGTGGCAGATCACCAGGTTGTCTGGTTGTACGACAATATCGTCGGCAATTCTCCAGTCCACTGGGAGCAGGGCATGGCATTGCGGACAGTTGGACAGACAGTGTTCCAACTCCGCCGCGATCTTCTGGCTGACCATCTGGTGACGCGGGCTTGGCGCTGGAGCCATGGCGAAGGCCACGCCATGAATCAATTCCCAGCGGCCTTCCCACTGCGCATGGTCCGCATAGGTGTAGTGGGGAAGATGTTCAGCTTTCAGTGGAGACATAGCGAGATGTTACACAATAGCCGGGCCGGCGATTTCCTCGTCCGTCAGATAACAGGCCGGGTCCGGGGCCCAGATGTCGCCGTGGTAGGCTTCGGAGCGGGCGCGAAAATTGCCGCCGCAAACGTTCAGGAAGCGACAGGTCGTGCACCGTCCGGCCACGTGGGCTTTTTTGTCCTTGAGTTTGGCCAGGAGTTCGATGGTCGGGTCAGTCCAGATTTCCGAAAACGGACGATCCAGGACGTTGCCGAAGGTGTGGTTGCGCCAGAACTGGTCGGCGTGGACCTGGCCGTCCCAGGAGATGCAGCCGATCCCCCGGCCGGAGTTGTTGCCCTCGTTGAAGGAGAGCAGTTCCCGGACTTCCTCGGCCCGCTTGGGATCTTCCTGAAGCAGACGCATGTAGATCAATGGCCCATCCGCATGGTTGTCCACGGTAAGGACTTCCTTGGGCATCCCGGCGTCGTGCAGGGCCTTGGTCCGGTCGATGATCTGGTTGACGACTTCCCGGGTCTGGCCGTGATCCAGATCCTCATTCATCAGATCCGAGCCCCGTCCGGAGTAGACCAGGTGATAAAAACAGATTCGCGGGACTTCCAGATCCCGGATCAGGTCGAAGAGCACCGGGACTTCGCCGACATTGCGCTTGTTGATGGTGAACCGCAGCCCGACCTTCAGACCTTCGGCCTGGCAGTTGGCAATGCCTTCCAGAGCTTTTTTGAACGATCCGGGAACACCGCGAAATCGGTCATGAACCTCTTCGCCGCCATCCAGGGAAATGCCCACGTAGGACAAGCCGACGTCCTTGAGCTCCCGGGCTTTCTGCTTGGTGATCAGCGTGCCGTTGGTGGAGATCACGGCGCGCATGTCCTTGGAAACGGCGTAGTGGGCCAGTTCCACCAGGTCCTTGCGTACCAGGGGTTCACCCCCGGAAAAAAGCATCACCGGGGAACCGAAGGCGGCCAGGTCATCGATCATGGTTTTGGCCTGGTTCGTGGAGATTTCGTCCGTGCCGTCGGGATCCACGGCCTGGGCATAGCAGTGCACGCATTTCAGGTTGCAGCGTCGGGTCATGTTCCAGACCACGACGGGTTTCTTGTCCTGGGAGAATTGGAGCAGATGCGAGGGCAGCTTGCCGGAGTGCCGACCGTATCGCAACGCGTCGGAGGGTTCGATGGTGCCGCAGTACAATTTGGATATGCCGATCATGGGTTCCTCTGGGGATAATTGCTGACAGTGGATAAAAGAAGCCAATTACCGAATTTCCTCGTGGAAGGCAAAACCGAATGCGATGAGGTACTCTGTGGGTAAGGTCCGATCAACACCTTGACAAGGTGTGATCGAGTTGAGATTTTCTGCCGCTCCTTAAAGCGTCATCCATTTTACTGATTTCTCTCCTGGGCTCCGTCTTCGAAATAAGACAAAACGTTACAAAATGTGAGGGCATGGCATGGTCTTCTATATTCATCCCGTTTGGCAGTTTGTGGCGACAATTTTGTGTCTCTACGCTTTTTACCTGGGCTGGCCGCGGCTTTGGGCCGCATTCTCAGACGGGAAAGCCGCCTTTCTTTGGAAACGCCATGTTGCCCTTGGGCGAATCGCTCTGTCGGCACTATTCCTTGGTTTGCTCGGTGGGGCAGGGGTCACTGCTTATTTCTGGGGTGGTGTCGGTTTTACCGTGCATCATTACTGGATCGGTCTGGCCATGGCGCCATTGATGCTGTTTGGGTTGGTCAGCGGATGGCTTTTGGACAAAAACAAAGGGAAGTACAAACTCCTTCCCGTTCTCCACGGCGTGAACAACAGCGTGGTGGTGCTTTTGGCCCTGGTCCAGATATGGACGGGGATCAATGTTTTGCGCTTTTTCGTGTTGTAACGTTCATTGGGTCAGTCAACTCCTGTGAATTGAACGTAATCCTGAACGCCCGCCAAGCCATTCAAGAAAATACATGAAATTTTTGCCCTCCCAGATCATCGCCTTGCTTCATAAAAACAAGGCCAAGCGCGACCTGCGGATCCTGATGAAATTCATCTTGGTCCTTATAACCTTGGTAACGGTGTACAGCATTCTGTTTCATGTGATCATGATTCACCATGAGGGGCGCTCATTCTCCTGGTTCACCGGAGTATATTGGACCCTGGTGACCATGACCACTCTGGGCTTTGGCGATATCGTTTTCAATACAAACCTTGGGTTGTTCTTTTCGACGGTTGTGTTGCTGTCCGGCGTGGTCTTTCTCCTGGTCATGTTACCGTTTACGTTTATCCAGTTTTTTTATGCCCCTTGGCTGGAAGCCCAGTCGAAATCGCGCATCATCCGGTCGCTGCCTGAGAGCACGGCCGACCATGTGATCATCGTCGGTGTTGATCCAATTTGTTTAAGTCTGGTGGGGAAGCTCAAACAATATGGGCGAGTCTGTTACGTGGTGTTGGGGGAACAGCAACTCGCCCAGGGACTCTATGAGCAGGGATTCAAGGTTGTTTGCGGCGAACTGGACGATATTGAAACCTATCGACGAATTCAGGCTGACAAGTCGGCCTTGATTCTCGTGAACAGCGGTGATGACAAGGTCAATACCAATATCGTCTACACACTGCGGGAGCTTTGTGAGGAAACCCCAGTGGTTGCCAATGCATCCGAGGATGATTCCGTGGATATCCTGGAATTGGCCGGCAGCAGCCACGTCTTCCAGTTCACCAGGATGCTCGGTCAATCTTTGGCCCGGCGGGTACTGGGCGTGACCATGCGCGCAAACATTATCGGACGTTTTGATAAATTGTTGATCGCCGAAGTGCCGGCTATGCGGAGTTCTCTGGAGGGAAAGACAATTCTGGAGAGTCGGCTGCGTGAATTGACGGGCATTACCGTGGCGGGAGTTTGGGAGCGGGGCAAGTATCGAGCTCCTACCCCGGATATGATGATCACCGCTTCCACCGTCTTGGTTTTGGCTGGTTCGGATCAGCAATTGGCCGTTTATGATGAAAAATTCGGGAGCTATGTGCAAAGCGAAGCTCCCATCCTTATCCTCGGCGGGGGGCGGGTGGGGTGTGCCGCAGCAGAAACCCTCAAGGCCCGAAACATTCCTTTCAAGATTGTGGAGAAGAACCTGCGGGCCATCAAAGGCCATAGTGATGGGTATGTGCACGGGAGTGCAGCGGACCTGGAAACTTTGCGTAAAGCCGGCATCGACATAGCCCCATCTGTCATTGTGACCACGCACGATGACGACATGAACATCTACCTGACGATTTACTGTCGACGACTCAGGCCAGAAATTCAAATCATTACAAGGGCGACCCTGGACCGAAACATTTCCAAACTGCACCGGGCTGGAGCCGACCTGGTGATGTCCTACGCCTCGATGGGCGTAACCAGCGTTATCAATTATCTCCTGCGCGATAATACGTTGATGATCTCCGAGGGATTGAACATTTTTAAAATGCCTGCTCCCAAGAAGCTGATTGGAAAATCACTGGAAGAAAGTAGCATTCGCCAGAAGACCGGTTGCAACGTCATTGCCATTGACAACAAGGGGCAACTGAACATCAACCCCGCGCCGGGCAGCGCCATTGTCGCCGATTCGGAACTGATCATGATCGGCAACGCCGAAGCGGAGCAGTGTTTTATGGGGTCGTTTTCCAATGGGGACTGACCCATGTCGCAGCTCGTTTTTTGCTCCGTGCATTTGGGATTTTTGAACGGAATGTGAATATTGATTATTACATCAACCAAAAAAGGAAGAGTACAAATGCGTCAATCGTCACCTGGAGTTGTCAAAGAGGGCTTGCCGTATATAAGTTTGGGGGCGTTCGTGACGCTGACCCTGGCCGTTCTCGGCTGGGGAATACCGACCATGATTGCCCTCGTTGCAACGATTTTAACCTTGAATTTTTTTCGTGATCCGGAACGGGTCACACCGCAGGCGAACGGCCTGGTCGTTGCTCCGGCTGACGGCAAGATCGTCTTTGTCGGTCCTGCCGTCGACCCGGCCACGGGCCAGGTGCGGACAAAGGTTTCCATCTTCATGAATGTGTTTAATGTGCATGTGAACAGGACCCCGGTGGCCGGGCGGGTGGAGACAATCACCTATTTCCCCGGAAAATTTCTGAACGCGGCCCTGGACAAGGCATCGGAAGACAACGAGCGAAACCAGTTCCGGATCGTGGATGAACATGGCCATGGCTGGACCGTGGTCCAGATTGCCGGACTTGTGGCCAGGAGGATCGTTTGTTGGGCCGAAGAGGGGGATGTGGTAGCTCGCGGGCAGCGGATCGGTTTGATCAAATTCGGCTCCAGGGTTGACCTTTATCTTCCTGATGCCTATGAAGTCAG
This Desulfonatronum thioautotrophicum DNA region includes the following protein-coding sequences:
- a CDS encoding HEPN domain-containing protein, with amino-acid sequence MLLDHLLLNACLHNIQQSVEKYLKATLIHFEKPFKKTHSIRELMIILSNNGIHIEISDDDIDFLDTIYLPTKYPLGSALPDFYPDKEICENALAAAKQIQSQVHQLLAPQKS
- a CDS encoding nucleotidyltransferase domain-containing protein, with translation MPVLNSESRENVRKNLVDSLSPEPEVRRIVVFGSFLSATEPSDVDVAVFQDSTDGYLQLAMKYRRLTRNIAKTIALDILPLRESHYPSAVPSNIAEGQVIYER
- a CDS encoding Uma2 family endonuclease, whose translation is MSPLKAEHLPHYTYADHAQWEGRWELIHGVAFAMAPAPSPRHQMVSQKIAAELEHCLSNCPQCHALLPVDWRIADDIVVQPDNLVICHEPEGAYLDQAPHLIFEVLSPATALKDRNIKYELYERAGVLYYCLVDPQHNQATIYKLVNDRYVKEADISKESFDFEWEGCHLSFNFSKIWGETV
- the ahbC gene encoding 12,18-didecarboxysiroheme deacetylase, coding for MIGISKLYCGTIEPSDALRYGRHSGKLPSHLLQFSQDKKPVVVWNMTRRCNLKCVHCYAQAVDPDGTDEISTNQAKTMIDDLAAFGSPVMLFSGGEPLVRKDLVELAHYAVSKDMRAVISTNGTLITKQKARELKDVGLSYVGISLDGGEEVHDRFRGVPGSFKKALEGIANCQAEGLKVGLRFTINKRNVGEVPVLFDLIRDLEVPRICFYHLVYSGRGSDLMNEDLDHGQTREVVNQIIDRTKALHDAGMPKEVLTVDNHADGPLIYMRLLQEDPKRAEEVRELLSFNEGNNSGRGIGCISWDGQVHADQFWRNHTFGNVLDRPFSEIWTDPTIELLAKLKDKKAHVAGRCTTCRFLNVCGGNFRARSEAYHGDIWAPDPACYLTDEEIAGPAIV
- a CDS encoding DUF4079 family protein; the protein is MVFYIHPVWQFVATILCLYAFYLGWPRLWAAFSDGKAAFLWKRHVALGRIALSALFLGLLGGAGVTAYFWGGVGFTVHHYWIGLAMAPLMLFGLVSGWLLDKNKGKYKLLPVLHGVNNSVVVLLALVQIWTGINVLRFFVL
- a CDS encoding potassium channel family protein, which encodes MKFLPSQIIALLHKNKAKRDLRILMKFILVLITLVTVYSILFHVIMIHHEGRSFSWFTGVYWTLVTMTTLGFGDIVFNTNLGLFFSTVVLLSGVVFLLVMLPFTFIQFFYAPWLEAQSKSRIIRSLPESTADHVIIVGVDPICLSLVGKLKQYGRVCYVVLGEQQLAQGLYEQGFKVVCGELDDIETYRRIQADKSALILVNSGDDKVNTNIVYTLRELCEETPVVANASEDDSVDILELAGSSHVFQFTRMLGQSLARRVLGVTMRANIIGRFDKLLIAEVPAMRSSLEGKTILESRLRELTGITVAGVWERGKYRAPTPDMMITASTVLVLAGSDQQLAVYDEKFGSYVQSEAPILILGGGRVGCAAAETLKARNIPFKIVEKNLRAIKGHSDGYVHGSAADLETLRKAGIDIAPSVIVTTHDDDMNIYLTIYCRRLRPEIQIITRATLDRNISKLHRAGADLVMSYASMGVTSVINYLLRDNTLMISEGLNIFKMPAPKKLIGKSLEESSIRQKTGCNVIAIDNKGQLNINPAPGSAIVADSELIMIGNAEAEQCFMGSFSNGD
- a CDS encoding phosphatidylserine decarboxylase family protein, with amino-acid sequence MTSTKKGRVQMRQSSPGVVKEGLPYISLGAFVTLTLAVLGWGIPTMIALVATILTLNFFRDPERVTPQANGLVVAPADGKIVFVGPAVDPATGQVRTKVSIFMNVFNVHVNRTPVAGRVETITYFPGKFLNAALDKASEDNERNQFRIVDEHGHGWTVVQIAGLVARRIVCWAEEGDVVARGQRIGLIKFGSRVDLYLPDAYEVSVSNQQQTCAGQTIMAKIKDIKTTTETS